Proteins encoded in a region of the Orenia metallireducens genome:
- a CDS encoding lysylphosphatidylglycerol synthase transmembrane domain-containing protein, with the protein MNEGSIDQRKIKKGLKYSLLVSVIALVLLFSLTINEETFLQIKRVNSFYLLLAIVINFLMWVVGGLRIKLITNALGEEISLKFAIKNFLVGAFISNVTPFASGGGPIQVLLLHRKGISLGKSSTVIIVQFVIRLLFFSILSPLFFFLFSDLISSGVIPEEIFNLLILLSLSISAIMIYFIWKPDKIKVLTERLRNLRFLQGLMKSKKANQLIDKLYKEMEDFHESLWQLTKYKKSSLLLAVFFTIIFWVLFFIIAPVILLGLGVKPYFFRAFIIQTIFYLIIPYMPTPGASGAAEFGFATLFSSFVPSSLVGLLAIVWRFLTFYLVIIFGGVILFRMIAKSVVKKIG; encoded by the coding sequence ATGAATGAAGGTAGTATAGACCAGAGGAAGATCAAGAAAGGATTGAAATATTCACTATTAGTCAGTGTGATAGCTTTAGTATTACTATTCTCTTTAACTATAAATGAAGAGACCTTCTTACAAATAAAGAGAGTAAATTCGTTCTATCTGCTATTAGCCATAGTAATAAATTTTTTGATGTGGGTCGTAGGTGGTTTGAGAATTAAGTTAATTACAAATGCTTTAGGAGAAGAGATATCTTTAAAGTTTGCTATAAAAAACTTCTTAGTAGGGGCTTTTATCTCAAATGTTACTCCTTTTGCTTCAGGGGGAGGTCCTATACAGGTGCTCTTATTACATCGTAAAGGGATCTCTTTAGGAAAGTCATCAACAGTAATCATTGTCCAGTTTGTAATTAGGTTATTGTTCTTTAGTATACTATCCCCCCTATTCTTCTTTCTATTTTCTGATTTGATCAGTTCTGGGGTAATTCCAGAGGAGATTTTCAACCTTTTAATCTTGCTTTCTTTATCTATTTCAGCGATTATGATTTATTTTATCTGGAAACCCGATAAGATTAAAGTATTAACAGAAAGGTTGAGAAATTTAAGGTTTCTACAAGGTTTAATGAAGAGTAAAAAGGCTAATCAATTGATAGATAAATTATATAAAGAGATGGAAGATTTTCATGAAAGTCTGTGGCAATTGACTAAGTATAAGAAAAGCAGTTTGCTTTTGGCTGTTTTTTTTACTATAATATTTTGGGTGTTATTCTTTATTATTGCACCGGTAATATTGTTAGGATTAGGTGTCAAACCCTACTTTTTTAGAGCATTTATTATACAGACTATATTTTATCTGATTATACCATATATGCCAACTCCAGGAGCGAGTGGAGCAGCAGAATTTGGTTTTGCAACCCTTTTTTCTAGCTTTGTACCCTCATCTTTAGTGGGGTTATTAGCAATAGTTTGGAGATTTCTGACCTTTTATCTAGTAATCATCTTTGGTGGAGTGATATTATTTAGGATGATAGCAAAATCTGTAGTTAAGAAGATAGGGTAA
- the wrbA gene encoding NAD(P)H:quinone oxidoreductase: MKILIPFYSTYGHTYQMAKAVAEGAQQVNGAEVELRRIPETIPEERLKEMGALEAQQEFKGIPECTLEDLKDADGVIFGTPTRFGHVSGQMQNFLDTTGGLWQEGAMVGKVGSVFVSTATQHGGQETTIRSLHTTLLHHGMIIVGLPYTFARQMTLEEISGGSPYGATTITGGEGQRMPSENELAAARFQGKHVAEITAKLIK; encoded by the coding sequence ATGAAGATTTTAATTCCTTTTTATTCAACATATGGTCATACCTATCAGATGGCCAAGGCAGTAGCAGAAGGTGCTCAACAAGTAAATGGTGCAGAAGTAGAATTACGGAGAATCCCTGAAACAATTCCTGAAGAGAGACTTAAAGAGATGGGGGCTTTAGAGGCCCAACAGGAGTTTAAGGGTATTCCAGAGTGTACTTTAGAGGATTTGAAGGATGCCGATGGAGTTATTTTTGGGACACCAACCCGTTTTGGACATGTATCTGGACAAATGCAGAATTTTTTAGATACTACAGGTGGACTATGGCAAGAGGGTGCCATGGTAGGGAAGGTAGGTAGTGTTTTTGTTAGTACTGCAACCCAACATGGTGGACAGGAGACTACTATTCGAAGTCTACATACTACACTATTACATCATGGGATGATTATTGTTGGCCTTCCTTATACCTTTGCTAGACAAATGACTCTGGAGGAGATCAGTGGTGGTTCTCCCTATGGGGCAACAACAATTACTGGTGGTGAAGGTCAGAGAATGCCTAGTGAGAATGAATTAGCTGCTGCTAGATTCCAAGGTAAACATGTAGCAGAGATTACTGCTAAATTAATTAAATAG
- a CDS encoding class II SORL domain-containing protein, with the protein MSYYKLKKATNADDKTNLEDKHVPVIDAPDRVKKGEYFEVKLKMGEGIDHPMEEGHFIQYVELYADYYQLGRVSFTPEMKAEVTLTIKLEEDCTLRAYEFCNIHGQWEAAKEITVE; encoded by the coding sequence ATGAGTTATTATAAACTTAAAAAGGCGACTAATGCTGATGATAAAACAAATTTAGAAGATAAGCATGTTCCTGTGATAGATGCTCCAGATAGAGTTAAAAAAGGGGAATATTTTGAAGTTAAACTTAAGATGGGTGAGGGTATTGACCATCCAATGGAAGAAGGGCACTTTATTCAATATGTAGAGTTATATGCTGACTACTATCAGTTAGGTAGAGTAAGCTTTACTCCAGAGATGAAAGCAGAAGTCACTCTTACTATCAAATTAGAAGAGGATTGTACTTTAAGAGCCTATGAATTCTGTAATATACATGGGCAATGGGAAGCTGCTAAAGAGATTACAGTAGAATAA
- a CDS encoding FprA family A-type flavoprotein, whose translation MNQITSITDNIYWVGVNDRETELFEALWPLPKGVAYNSYLIVGEKVAVVDTVKNSYMNSYLRNIKGVIGDRPIDYLIINHMEPDHSGSIKAIKSEYPNIKIVGNKKTLNFVEGFYGITEDFHEVKDGDTLDLGDRQLKFYLTPMVHWPETMMTYDQQDKVLFSGDAFGGFGNLDGGIFDDELNIDFYEDEISRYFTNIVGKYSQMVLRAISKLEGVDIQTICSAHGPIWRSNPQYIIDKYVKWSNQEAEDGVVIAYGSMYSNTEKMVEATARQLAKEGIKNIRVYNVSKTHMSYIINDVWRYKGLILASCTYNTGVFPLMDNLLRFLENKKIKNKTLGLIGSYSWSGESRDRLKDFANKIGCEPVHPIIEVKCAPTEKEFDDCAILARKVAEEIKG comes from the coding sequence ATGAATCAGATTACATCAATAACTGATAATATTTATTGGGTCGGTGTTAATGATCGGGAGACTGAGTTATTTGAGGCTTTATGGCCTTTACCTAAAGGGGTAGCTTATAACTCTTATCTAATCGTTGGAGAGAAGGTAGCTGTAGTAGATACAGTTAAGAATAGCTATATGAATTCTTATCTGAGAAATATTAAGGGTGTTATTGGAGATAGGCCGATAGATTATTTGATTATCAATCATATGGAGCCTGATCATTCAGGTTCTATTAAGGCGATTAAGAGTGAGTATCCCAATATTAAAATTGTAGGTAATAAAAAGACTTTGAATTTTGTTGAAGGTTTTTATGGAATTACAGAAGATTTTCATGAGGTTAAGGATGGAGATACTTTAGATTTAGGAGATCGACAACTTAAATTTTATCTAACACCTATGGTACATTGGCCTGAAACGATGATGACCTATGATCAACAGGATAAGGTACTCTTTTCAGGTGATGCCTTTGGTGGATTTGGAAATTTAGATGGTGGTATCTTCGATGATGAATTGAATATTGATTTTTATGAAGATGAGATATCCCGTTATTTTACTAATATAGTTGGCAAGTATAGTCAAATGGTATTAAGAGCTATATCTAAATTAGAAGGGGTAGATATTCAGACTATCTGCTCAGCCCATGGACCTATCTGGCGTAGTAATCCTCAATATATTATTGATAAATATGTTAAGTGGAGTAATCAGGAAGCAGAAGATGGAGTTGTCATAGCCTATGGTTCAATGTATAGTAATACAGAGAAGATGGTAGAAGCTACTGCTCGCCAGCTTGCAAAAGAGGGAATCAAGAATATTAGGGTATATAATGTTTCTAAAACCCATATGTCCTATATTATCAATGATGTTTGGCGTTATAAGGGCTTGATTTTGGCAAGCTGTACTTATAATACAGGAGTATTTCCTTTGATGGATAACCTTCTTCGTTTTTTAGAGAATAAGAAGATTAAGAATAAAACTTTAGGTCTAATTGGTTCCTACAGCTGGAGTGGAGAGTCCCGTGATAGGTTGAAGGATTTTGCTAATAAGATTGGTTGTGAGCCTGTCCATCCAATTATTGAGGTTAAATGTGCTCCTACAGAAAAGGAGTTTGATGATTGTGCTATTTTAGCTAGAAAGGTAGCTGAAGAGATAAAAGGATAG
- a CDS encoding DUF5610 domain-containing protein, producing the protein MEKLGKVNPIEAISKIAKVSKNNSKKNNNQNKSKEHKEHTSDFIDITYKHRVNNNEVIYSKPNNHSKDNNDKNFSIDNISDNVFTFLKLMYEVYKEENPTNEATILNNFYHLSYEGITLGYEEAIDNLNASEENIRKLINNTYNHIIEKLDSWFAKYNIELKDTKPSDLKSIEVEEEIKKFVSKLLIEQKFHKY; encoded by the coding sequence GTGGAAAAACTGGGCAAGGTTAATCCTATTGAAGCCATCAGCAAGATTGCTAAAGTAAGCAAGAATAATTCTAAAAAAAATAATAATCAAAATAAATCTAAAGAACATAAAGAACATACTAGTGATTTTATTGATATTACTTACAAGCATCGAGTCAATAATAATGAAGTTATTTATTCTAAACCAAATAACCACTCTAAAGATAATAATGATAAAAACTTCTCAATAGATAATATTTCAGATAATGTCTTTACCTTCCTAAAATTAATGTATGAAGTCTATAAAGAAGAGAACCCAACCAATGAAGCAACTATATTAAATAATTTTTATCATCTATCCTATGAGGGAATTACCTTAGGCTATGAGGAAGCTATCGATAATCTAAACGCATCTGAAGAGAATATAAGAAAGCTAATTAATAATACCTATAACCATATAATAGAAAAATTAGATAGCTGGTTTGCCAAGTATAATATCGAATTAAAAGATACAAAACCTTCTGACCTCAAATCCATTGAGGTTGAAGAAGAGATTAAAAAATTTGTCAGTAAACTATTAATAGAACAGAAATTTCATAAATACTAA
- the metK gene encoding methionine adenosyltransferase, producing MSKRYLFTSESVTEGHPDKVADQISDSVLDAILSEDPQARVACETTVTTGMILVAGEISTNCYVDIPKIARNVVREIGYTRAKYGFDSDTCAILTSIDEQSPDIAQGVDEALEVKEGKESAEIGAGDQGLMFGYASNETEELMPLPITLAHKLARRLAKVRKEEILDYLRPDGKTQVTIEYEDDKPVRIDTIVISTQHHPEVSLEQIREDMIEYVVKPVIDTDLLDEDTRYFINPTGRFVIGGPQGDVGLTGRKIIVDTYGGMARHGGGAFSGKDATKVDRSAAYAARYVAKNIVAAGLADKCEVQLSYAIGVAYPVSIMVDTFGTAKIEESKIVELVNKHFDLRPGKIIEALDLRKPHYRQVAAYGHFGRNDLDLPWERIDKVDVLKADAGL from the coding sequence ATGAGTAAGAGATATTTATTCACATCTGAATCAGTTACAGAGGGGCATCCAGATAAGGTAGCTGACCAGATTTCTGATTCTGTACTAGATGCAATTTTAAGTGAAGATCCACAGGCAAGGGTTGCTTGTGAAACTACAGTAACAACGGGTATGATTTTAGTTGCTGGTGAAATTTCTACTAACTGCTATGTTGATATTCCAAAAATTGCTCGTAATGTGGTTAGAGAGATTGGCTATACTCGTGCTAAGTATGGTTTTGACTCTGATACTTGTGCAATATTGACTTCAATTGATGAACAATCTCCTGATATTGCTCAAGGCGTAGATGAAGCTTTAGAGGTTAAGGAAGGAAAAGAGAGTGCAGAGATTGGTGCTGGAGATCAAGGACTAATGTTTGGCTATGCTAGTAATGAAACTGAAGAGTTGATGCCATTACCAATTACTTTAGCTCATAAATTAGCTAGACGTTTAGCTAAGGTAAGAAAAGAAGAGATTTTAGATTATTTACGACCTGATGGTAAGACCCAGGTAACTATTGAGTATGAAGATGACAAGCCTGTAAGAATCGATACTATTGTTATCTCAACTCAACATCATCCAGAGGTAAGCTTAGAGCAGATTAGAGAAGATATGATTGAATATGTAGTTAAACCAGTGATTGATACTGATTTATTAGATGAAGATACTAGATATTTTATTAATCCAACAGGGCGTTTTGTAATTGGTGGACCGCAAGGTGATGTAGGACTAACAGGGCGTAAGATTATAGTAGATACTTATGGTGGGATGGCTCGCCATGGTGGAGGAGCTTTCTCTGGTAAGGATGCTACTAAGGTAGACCGTTCTGCTGCTTATGCTGCCCGCTATGTAGCTAAGAATATTGTAGCAGCAGGTTTAGCTGATAAGTGTGAAGTACAATTGTCTTATGCTATTGGTGTAGCTTATCCTGTATCTATTATGGTAGATACTTTTGGTACTGCTAAGATTGAAGAGAGTAAGATAGTGGAGCTAGTAAATAAGCATTTTGATTTAAGACCAGGAAAGATTATTGAAGCCTTAGATTTACGCAAACCACATTATCGTCAAGTTGCTGCTTATGGGCACTTTGGACGTAATGATTTAGACTTACCTTGGGAAAGAATTGATAAGGTAGATGTATTAAAAGCTGATGCTGGATTATAG
- the sfsA gene encoding DNA/RNA nuclease SfsA: MARVVMDRELKEGRLIIRENRFVAKVDLKGQEVKAYVPNPGRMEELMIPGTKVFVAHYPKAQRKTDYSLLLVEYNDMLISIDSHLTNKLVENALLEGTLSQFRGYEEIRAEYTYGNSRLDFYLRGKDKKCLIEVKSATLVEEGVAKFPDAPTKRGRRHLDELIKAYQEGYRVAVIFIIQRNDAYKFIPHQRIDLKFAEKLKEATENGVEVYAYNCTVTTREVSIDQEVEVDV, encoded by the coding sequence ATGGCAAGAGTAGTGATGGATAGAGAGCTTAAAGAAGGGAGACTGATTATAAGAGAGAATAGGTTTGTAGCTAAAGTTGATTTAAAAGGGCAGGAAGTTAAGGCTTATGTTCCTAATCCAGGACGGATGGAAGAGTTAATGATTCCGGGGACTAAAGTTTTTGTAGCCCATTATCCTAAAGCTCAGAGAAAGACCGATTATAGCTTATTGTTGGTAGAATATAATGATATGCTAATATCTATAGATAGTCATTTGACTAATAAGCTGGTAGAGAATGCTCTTTTAGAGGGGACTTTATCTCAATTTAGGGGATATGAAGAGATTAGAGCAGAGTACACTTATGGTAATAGTCGCTTAGACTTTTATTTGAGAGGTAAGGATAAAAAGTGTTTAATTGAGGTCAAATCTGCAACTTTGGTAGAAGAGGGAGTAGCTAAATTTCCAGACGCTCCAACTAAAAGGGGTAGACGACATTTAGATGAACTGATTAAGGCTTATCAAGAAGGCTATAGAGTGGCAGTAATTTTTATTATTCAACGCAATGATGCCTATAAGTTTATTCCACATCAGAGAATAGATTTAAAGTTTGCAGAGAAATTGAAGGAAGCCACTGAAAATGGCGTAGAAGTCTATGCTTATAACTGCACTGTAACTACTAGAGAAGTAAGTATAGATCAGGAGGTAGAAGTGGATGTATAA
- a CDS encoding polysaccharide deacetylase family protein: protein MKVVKNKQYIVALILSTILILAVATNSYAGELYRIQSGDSLFTIAQRFNTSISDLIRTNNISNPNIIYSGKALNLPSTAKKTSSSFYNINKVTSDTRKSSNSSFNTNYNNINWKSNNNVVIAEPKKENTAKKIYRKGPSTMKVALTFDDGPDPVYTPQVLDVLKKYNVKATFFLVGQRVEKNPSIVKRIYEEGHTIANHSWDHANLTTLDEFELEQNMTATDNSIKEIIKKRPELMRPPYGAVNSSTLEQLNNLGYKVIHWSVDSLDWKAKTKEEVLAKTLPDIHEGAIILFHSAGGKGQSLMPTINALPTIIETLQEKGIEMVTVDDLLLLSAYRR from the coding sequence ATGAAAGTGGTAAAAAATAAACAATATATAGTTGCACTTATATTATCTACAATACTAATTCTTGCAGTAGCTACAAATAGTTACGCTGGTGAACTATATAGAATTCAGTCAGGTGATTCTCTATTTACAATTGCACAAAGGTTCAATACTTCAATATCTGATTTAATCAGAACTAATAATATTAGTAACCCTAATATTATCTATTCTGGAAAAGCACTAAATCTACCTTCTACTGCTAAAAAAACAAGCTCTAGCTTTTACAATATTAATAAGGTGACTAGTGACACCAGAAAAAGTTCTAATAGCTCCTTTAATACAAATTATAACAACATTAATTGGAAAAGTAATAATAATGTTGTTATAGCAGAGCCAAAGAAGGAGAATACTGCTAAAAAAATATATCGTAAAGGTCCTAGCACCATGAAAGTAGCTCTAACCTTTGATGATGGTCCAGATCCAGTATATACTCCTCAAGTGCTTGATGTATTAAAGAAGTATAATGTTAAAGCCACTTTCTTCTTAGTTGGACAAAGAGTAGAAAAGAATCCAAGTATAGTTAAAAGAATCTATGAAGAAGGGCATACTATCGCTAATCATTCCTGGGATCATGCTAATTTAACTACTTTAGATGAATTTGAATTAGAACAGAATATGACTGCTACAGATAATTCTATTAAAGAGATTATAAAGAAGAGACCTGAACTGATGAGACCACCTTATGGTGCTGTAAATAGTTCCACTTTAGAACAACTTAATAATCTGGGCTATAAGGTAATTCATTGGTCTGTAGATTCATTAGATTGGAAAGCTAAGACTAAAGAAGAGGTACTAGCTAAAACTTTACCAGATATTCATGAAGGCGCTATTATTCTCTTCCACTCTGCGGGAGGAAAAGGGCAAAGTCTAATGCCAACTATTAATGCACTTCCAACTATTATTGAAACATTACAAGAAAAAGGTATTGAAATGGTTACTGTTGATGATTTATTATTATTATCTGCTTATAGAAGGTAG
- a CDS encoding DUF1450 domain-containing protein: protein MVVVSFCENNFIHGVEELLDRIEEELDGVSVEVEACLGFCGDCAMGPFALVDGDLFQAETVDDLYQMIKEEV, encoded by the coding sequence ATGGTAGTAGTAAGCTTTTGTGAGAATAATTTTATCCATGGGGTTGAAGAGTTGTTAGATAGAATAGAGGAAGAACTTGATGGTGTAAGTGTAGAAGTTGAGGCCTGTTTGGGGTTTTGTGGAGATTGTGCTATGGGTCCTTTTGCTTTGGTAGATGGGGACCTTTTTCAAGCAGAGACAGTAGATGACCTATATCAAATGATTAAAGAAGAAGTTTAA
- a CDS encoding NAD(P)/FAD-dependent oxidoreductase — MKEVVIVGSGIAAISAIKAIREHDKECRIELFGEEDNYPYNRIKLSKRLMDDIKIDKILLEKREWYDENDVKVYLDTKVTAIKPESKEVVLDNGERVSYSQLVLANGAKNAAPPIAGIDKEGVFTLRRLADSREIKAYAEDSNKVLIIGGGVLGLEMAWVLSQAGKEVMIAEICPYLMPEQLDEKSCKILEEKVSEHNIEILVATSIKKIVGQDKVEGFITGEEKKIECDMVIYSTGIRPNLDILEGTNIKTDFGVVVNNRMQTNYPDIYAVGDVSEIDSKGFGLWPIAIEQGKIAGYNIVDEDAIYQHINPTVMLNAFGLSLFSIGDKNDQNGINIICEQQEDKYIKVKIKDRVIIGAIVIGDMSKSATLRKAVNQSLELDDLDFNNLSVEELIEIIKNG; from the coding sequence ATGAAAGAGGTAGTAATAGTAGGAAGTGGTATAGCTGCTATTAGTGCAATTAAGGCTATTAGAGAGCATGATAAGGAATGTAGAATAGAGCTATTTGGAGAGGAAGATAATTACCCATATAATCGAATCAAACTATCAAAGAGGTTAATGGATGATATTAAGATAGATAAGATCCTATTAGAAAAGAGAGAATGGTATGATGAGAATGATGTAAAGGTCTATTTAGATACAAAGGTTACTGCTATAAAGCCAGAGAGTAAGGAGGTAGTCTTGGACAATGGAGAGAGGGTAAGCTATAGCCAGTTAGTATTGGCTAATGGTGCTAAAAATGCTGCCCCACCTATTGCTGGAATAGATAAAGAAGGGGTCTTTACATTAAGAAGGTTAGCAGATTCTAGAGAGATTAAGGCTTATGCTGAAGATAGTAATAAGGTTTTAATTATTGGTGGAGGAGTATTAGGCTTAGAGATGGCATGGGTTCTTAGCCAAGCAGGAAAAGAGGTTATGATTGCTGAGATCTGCCCTTATCTTATGCCAGAACAATTAGATGAGAAGTCATGTAAGATACTAGAAGAGAAGGTTAGTGAACATAATATCGAAATTTTAGTTGCTACTTCAATCAAAAAGATAGTTGGTCAAGACAAGGTTGAAGGTTTTATAACTGGTGAAGAGAAGAAAATAGAATGTGATATGGTTATTTACTCTACTGGAATTAGACCTAATTTGGATATATTAGAAGGGACGAATATAAAGACAGACTTTGGCGTTGTTGTAAATAATAGAATGCAGACTAATTATCCTGATATCTATGCTGTTGGTGATGTATCAGAGATTGACAGTAAAGGCTTTGGACTGTGGCCAATTGCTATTGAGCAGGGCAAGATAGCAGGGTATAATATTGTAGATGAAGATGCTATCTATCAGCATATTAACCCAACAGTTATGCTTAATGCCTTTGGATTATCCTTATTCTCTATAGGGGATAAGAATGATCAGAATGGAATAAATATAATTTGTGAACAGCAAGAAGATAAGTACATCAAGGTTAAAATTAAAGATAGAGTTATCATCGGTGCAATTGTAATAGGGGATATGAGTAAGTCGGCTACTTTAAGAAAGGCTGTTAATCAAAGCTTAGAATTAGATGATTTAGACTTTAATAATCTATCAGTTGAAGAGCTAATAGAGATAATAAAGAATGGATAG
- a CDS encoding L-lactate MFS transporter — translation MSGSSISKGNIRWLYIPLGLIIFMCMGTVYAWSVFRKPIEGIFNIGATESGLPYMFFLVFYAISMPIAGGLIDKYGPRVMTIVGGLIVSIGWILSGFASNITILIITYGIIAGGGVGIAYGAPMAVAAKWFPDKKGLAVGLTLGGFGLSPFVTAPVANWLVNFYGPFQTFRILGIAFAIIITVLALPLKFPEKDLVVDGDDTEDSTLAERNLDAKAMLKTSTFYGLWLCFVIGTLVGLMAIGISSPVAEEVVKLDASTAAFMVSFFAIFNGIGRPIFGGVTDKLNPKKAAIISYTLIVLASILILNTGEGNVFLYGLAFAIFWLNLGGWLAIAPAATGIFFGAKNYSKNYGFLFTAYGVGAVLGNLLAGKLRDILGSYLYTFYPTIGLAILGIIIASVMLKEPKIEN, via the coding sequence ATGTCAGGTTCGAGTATTTCTAAAGGGAATATAAGGTGGTTATATATACCTTTAGGATTGATAATCTTTATGTGTATGGGAACAGTTTATGCGTGGAGTGTATTTAGAAAACCTATAGAGGGGATATTTAATATTGGTGCCACTGAAAGTGGCTTGCCTTATATGTTCTTCTTAGTGTTTTATGCTATTAGTATGCCGATTGCAGGAGGATTAATAGATAAGTATGGTCCTAGAGTAATGACTATAGTTGGAGGACTGATTGTCTCTATTGGTTGGATATTATCAGGGTTTGCTTCTAATATAACTATATTGATTATTACCTATGGTATAATTGCAGGTGGGGGAGTAGGGATAGCTTATGGTGCTCCTATGGCAGTAGCTGCTAAGTGGTTTCCTGATAAGAAAGGACTAGCAGTAGGCTTGACCTTGGGAGGCTTTGGTTTATCACCTTTTGTGACTGCTCCTGTGGCAAACTGGCTGGTAAACTTTTATGGACCTTTTCAGACCTTTAGAATCTTAGGAATAGCTTTTGCTATTATTATTACAGTTTTGGCTCTACCTCTAAAGTTTCCAGAGAAAGATTTAGTTGTTGATGGTGATGATACCGAGGATTCTACTCTAGCTGAGAGAAACTTAGACGCTAAAGCGATGTTAAAGACATCAACTTTCTATGGTCTGTGGCTTTGTTTTGTAATAGGGACATTGGTAGGTTTAATGGCTATTGGAATTTCAAGCCCTGTAGCAGAGGAAGTAGTTAAATTAGATGCTAGTACAGCAGCCTTTATGGTATCTTTCTTTGCAATCTTTAATGGGATTGGGCGTCCTATCTTTGGAGGTGTTACAGATAAACTCAATCCTAAGAAGGCTGCTATAATCTCATATACATTGATAGTTTTGGCTTCTATCTTAATCTTGAATACTGGTGAAGGAAATGTATTCTTATATGGCTTGGCCTTTGCTATATTCTGGTTAAATCTTGGTGGTTGGCTGGCTATAGCTCCTGCTGCTACAGGCATATTCTTTGGGGCAAAAAATTATAGTAAGAATTATGGATTCTTGTTTACTGCCTATGGTGTAGGTGCTGTATTAGGAAATCTACTTGCAGGTAAATTAAGAGATATCTTAGGAAGTTATCTATATACCTTCTATCCAACGATCGGTCTTGCAATACTAGGTATAATTATTGCTAGTGTGATGTTAAAAGAACCTAAAATTGAAAATTAA
- a CDS encoding DUF2294 domain-containing protein: MTKGQLEAEISKELTQWEKDFLGRGPVMVKTDILRDMVIVVLKGLLTPAEHKLSETTEGLLSIKRIRADLVEAGREKLGEIIKEQTGEEVIIFHSDISTKTGERIMVFKLSADLEQKITS, from the coding sequence ATGACAAAGGGTCAATTAGAAGCAGAAATCAGCAAGGAGCTAACACAATGGGAGAAGGATTTTCTAGGTAGAGGACCTGTTATGGTCAAGACTGATATTCTTCGCGATATGGTAATTGTTGTTTTGAAGGGGCTTTTAACACCTGCTGAACATAAACTTTCTGAGACTACAGAAGGTTTGCTATCTATTAAAAGGATCCGTGCTGATTTGGTGGAAGCTGGACGAGAGAAATTAGGTGAAATCATCAAGGAGCAGACTGGTGAAGAAGTAATTATCTTTCATAGTGATATTAGTACAAAAACTGGTGAGAGAATTATGGTCTTCAAACTATCTGCTGATTTAGAGCAGAAAATAACCTCTTAA
- a CDS encoding ABC transporter ATP-binding protein, which translates to MLKVIDGVKIFNRGTINEKVALQGVNLEMDKGEFITVIGSNGAGKSTLLNVIAGNLILDQGQVIVADKDLTNKSDHQRANLISRVFQDPLQGTAASMTIAENLVLALKRGSRLGLGIGVKSARRKKFQEALSILDLGLEDRLDDKVGLLSGGQRQALTLIMATLQKPKVLLLDEHTAALDPKTAQNIIEITQKLVKYHDLTTLMVTHDLDHAIELGTRTIMMNNGNIILDVKGKEREGMTIDDLLEKFTKVSGHRLTNDRILLAQ; encoded by the coding sequence ATGTTAAAGGTTATTGATGGAGTAAAGATATTTAATCGAGGTACTATCAATGAGAAGGTAGCTTTACAGGGTGTAAATTTAGAGATGGATAAGGGTGAATTTATCACAGTTATCGGTAGTAATGGTGCTGGTAAATCGACTTTATTGAATGTAATTGCAGGAAATTTAATCTTAGATCAAGGTCAGGTGATCGTTGCTGATAAGGATTTAACGAATAAATCTGATCATCAGCGAGCAAATTTAATTAGCAGAGTCTTCCAAGATCCTTTGCAAGGAACAGCAGCCTCTATGACCATTGCTGAAAATCTTGTTCTGGCTTTAAAAAGAGGATCACGTTTAGGGTTGGGTATTGGTGTAAAGTCTGCTAGACGTAAGAAGTTCCAAGAGGCTTTAAGTATCTTGGATTTAGGTTTAGAGGATAGATTAGATGACAAAGTTGGTCTATTATCTGGTGGTCAACGGCAGGCACTTACCTTAATAATGGCAACTTTACAGAAGCCTAAGGTCTTATTATTAGATGAGCATACTGCAGCTTTAGACCCAAAAACAGCTCAAAATATTATAGAGATTACCCAGAAGTTAGTCAAGTATCATGATTTAACAACTTTAATGGTTACCCATGATTTAGACCATGCAATAGAGTTAGGTACTAGGACTATTATGATGAATAATGGTAATATTATATTGGATGTTAAAGGTAAAGAACGAGAAGGAATGACCATAGATGACTTACTTGAGAAATTTACTAAGGTAAGTGGTCATCGATTAACTAACGATAGAATATTATTGGCTCAATAA